A single window of Synechococcus sp. CBW1004 DNA harbors:
- a CDS encoding ABC transporter ATP-binding protein, whose translation MTVTASADAAAAAPPLRIQGLRFGWGTGAPALQDCDLCLPAPGLWMLVGSNGSGKSTLLRLIAGLLTPAAGTIEHRGRAALVFQNPDHQLLLPSCSSDLLLSLAGLPEAGGLPRPQRRRRLERCLAEVGLAGLLQRPIHTLSGGQKQRLAIAGALASGADLLLLDEPTALLDPDSQQEVLELIRRLCGPEPGQLSALWITHRLEELELCDGAARMEAGRIGPWQSGAALRRSLSRA comes from the coding sequence TTGACCGTCACCGCTTCCGCCGATGCGGCCGCGGCCGCGCCGCCGCTTCGGATCCAGGGGCTGCGGTTCGGCTGGGGCACAGGGGCTCCGGCTCTGCAGGACTGTGATCTCTGTCTGCCCGCCCCGGGGCTGTGGATGCTGGTGGGCAGCAACGGCAGCGGCAAGAGCACCCTGCTGCGCCTGATCGCTGGCCTGCTGACACCCGCCGCAGGCACGATCGAGCATCGCGGCCGCGCCGCACTGGTGTTCCAGAACCCCGATCACCAGCTGCTGCTGCCCAGCTGCAGCAGTGACCTGCTGCTCAGCCTGGCAGGGCTGCCGGAGGCAGGGGGACTGCCGCGGCCTCAACGTCGGCGCCGGCTGGAACGCTGCCTGGCCGAGGTGGGGCTGGCGGGCCTGCTGCAACGCCCGATCCACACGCTCAGTGGCGGCCAGAAGCAGCGCCTGGCAATCGCCGGCGCCCTGGCCAGCGGCGCCGATCTGCTGCTGCTCGATGAACCCACCGCCCTGCTGGATCCCGACAGCCAGCAGGAGGTTCTGGAGCTGATCCGCCGCCTCTGCGGCCCGGAGCCGGGCCAGCTCAGCGCCCTGTGGATCACCCACCGCCTTGAGGAGCTGGAGCTGTGTGACGGGGCGGCCCGCATGGAGGCGGGACGGATCGGCCCCTGGCAGAGCGGCGCGGCGTTGCGCCGGTCCCTGAGCCGCGCCTGA
- the psbD gene encoding photosystem II D2 protein (photosystem q(a) protein): MTIAAGRLPQRGWFDVLDDWLKRDRFVFVGWSGLLLFPTAYLALGGWLTGTTFATSWYTHGIASSYLEGCNFLTAAVSTPADAMGHSLLLLWGPEAQGDFVRWVQLGGLWPFVALHGAFALIGFMLRQFEIARLVGIRPYNAIAFSGPIAVFVSVFLMYPLGQSSWFFAPSFGVAAIFRFLLFLQGFHNWTLNPFHMMGVAGILGGALLCAIHGATVENTLFEDGEQANTFRAFEPTQEEETYSMVTANRFWSQIFGIAFSNKRWLHFFMLFVPVMGLWTSSIGIIGLALNLRAYDFVSQEIRAAEDPEFETFYTKNILLNEGLRAWMAPADQPHENFVFPEEVLPRGNAL; encoded by the coding sequence ATGACGATCGCTGCAGGTCGCCTGCCGCAGCGGGGATGGTTCGACGTCCTCGATGACTGGCTCAAGCGCGACCGCTTTGTTTTCGTGGGGTGGTCCGGTCTTCTGCTGTTCCCCACCGCCTATCTGGCGCTGGGCGGCTGGCTGACCGGCACCACCTTCGCCACCTCCTGGTACACCCACGGCATCGCCAGCTCGTACCTGGAGGGCTGCAATTTCCTCACCGCCGCCGTCAGCACTCCTGCTGACGCGATGGGCCACAGCCTGCTGCTGCTCTGGGGCCCCGAGGCCCAGGGCGACTTCGTGCGCTGGGTCCAGCTGGGCGGCCTCTGGCCCTTCGTGGCCCTGCACGGCGCCTTCGCGCTGATCGGCTTCATGCTGCGTCAGTTCGAGATTGCCCGTCTGGTGGGCATCCGCCCGTACAACGCGATCGCCTTCTCCGGCCCGATCGCGGTGTTCGTGAGCGTGTTCCTGATGTATCCGCTGGGCCAGAGCAGCTGGTTCTTCGCGCCCAGCTTCGGCGTGGCGGCCATCTTCCGATTCCTGCTGTTCCTGCAGGGCTTCCACAACTGGACGCTGAACCCCTTCCACATGATGGGAGTGGCCGGCATCCTGGGCGGTGCCCTGCTGTGCGCCATCCACGGCGCGACGGTGGAGAACACGCTGTTCGAGGACGGCGAGCAGGCCAACACCTTCCGGGCCTTCGAGCCGACGCAGGAGGAGGAGACCTATTCAATGGTGACGGCGAACCGCTTCTGGAGCCAGATCTTCGGGATCGCGTTCTCCAACAAGCGCTGGCTGCACTTCTTCATGCTGTTCGTGCCGGTGATGGGTCTGTGGACCAGCAGCATCGGCATCATCGGTCTGGCGCTGAACCTGCGCGCCTATGACTTCGTGAGTCAGGAGATCCGCGCGGCGGAGGACCCCGAGTTCGAGACGTTCTACACCAAGAACATTCTTCTGAACGAGGGCCTGCGCGCCTGGATGGCCCCAGCGGATCAGCCGCACGAAAACTTCGTCTTCCCTGAAGAGGTTCTCCCCCGCGGCAACGCTCTCTGA
- a CDS encoding glycosyltransferase family 39 protein translates to MSDTAPAPDSARGPREWRWWACVAALWGLATAWDRLWLARDGRIPSWDQADYLNSALDHGRALGFLSGSWQGWAALLDLSPKIPPLASLVNGSVMALAGDSPDQASWSLSLWHALLLAVVAAWGRQLGGRRFALLCVALVALSPALMALRVDYTLDIPLTAATTLALWLLGRWQATVPRGGHLRQALLAALAIAAALMVKQSALLLLALPAAWAAAAGLRWRGRRLQVLLALAVVLAVVLPWLHHNWITTLGGTNRAVLESAASEGDPPVFSVASLLWYLRLLPQQLGPIVLPAGLLGFVLALGNRLWPELRWLSATGGPLRASQPRTSPHGEDPAPAREPVGFDPPSGWGWLLGCAVAGWLATTLSPNKDARYIAPVLPLLLMLLAAGWWQLGRWLCARLGGRTGAALLGAGLLASGTTSATAAVAALRSSEPNPLPALIARLRSEVGDAPTTLLVVPGSPSLNEQNVTTYGRMGGGRIEGRRLGRRRSEHPLVLERAEWLLLASGDQGTDRPGSRELSLRLRSDDRFGPVGRWPWSEGRQVELWRRRGQAAPPFDRDFIRLARGLEQGPAGLAAVFERIGPEHQLDGHFLYQQRVRRWALEELQRRPDDRDALWSLALLATLNNRPVEAGRWYGRLQALEPDNPWPAAYRAVVSLADWNPGAAGEALARLPADLRRQPIPRSLTELSAVLSGKLWRVPTLAGVLPDAIESVKRQLESAPAPEQPKRR, encoded by the coding sequence ATGTCCGACACCGCCCCCGCTCCCGACTCCGCGCGCGGTCCTCGCGAGTGGCGCTGGTGGGCCTGTGTCGCCGCGCTGTGGGGACTGGCCACGGCGTGGGATCGCCTCTGGCTGGCCCGTGACGGACGGATCCCCAGCTGGGACCAGGCCGACTATCTCAACAGCGCCCTCGATCACGGCCGTGCCCTGGGATTCCTGAGCGGTTCCTGGCAGGGCTGGGCAGCCCTGCTGGACCTTTCTCCCAAGATTCCGCCACTGGCGTCGCTGGTGAACGGCAGCGTCATGGCCCTGGCGGGCGACAGCCCGGACCAGGCCAGCTGGTCCCTGTCGCTCTGGCATGCCCTGCTGCTGGCGGTGGTGGCCGCGTGGGGGCGGCAGCTGGGCGGTCGGCGCTTCGCCCTGCTTTGCGTCGCCCTGGTGGCCCTGTCCCCGGCGCTGATGGCCCTGCGGGTGGACTACACCCTCGACATCCCGCTCACGGCAGCCACCACCCTGGCCCTGTGGCTGCTGGGGCGGTGGCAGGCCACCGTCCCCCGCGGCGGCCATCTCCGGCAGGCGTTGCTGGCGGCCCTGGCGATCGCGGCGGCGCTGATGGTCAAGCAGAGCGCCCTGCTGCTGCTGGCGCTCCCCGCGGCCTGGGCCGCAGCCGCCGGACTGCGCTGGCGGGGGCGTCGCCTGCAGGTGCTGCTGGCCCTGGCCGTGGTGCTGGCTGTCGTGCTGCCCTGGCTGCACCACAACTGGATCACGACCCTGGGGGGCACCAACCGCGCCGTCCTCGAATCCGCCGCCAGCGAGGGGGATCCCCCCGTCTTCAGCGTCGCCTCCCTGCTCTGGTACCTGCGACTGCTGCCACAGCAGCTCGGTCCGATCGTGCTGCCGGCGGGACTGCTCGGCTTCGTTCTGGCCCTGGGGAACCGGCTGTGGCCGGAGCTGCGCTGGCTCAGCGCCACAGGCGGGCCACTGAGGGCCAGCCAGCCCCGGACCTCACCGCACGGCGAAGACCCCGCGCCAGCGCGAGAGCCAGTCGGCTTCGACCCGCCCTCCGGCTGGGGCTGGCTGTTGGGCTGCGCCGTGGCCGGCTGGCTCGCGACCACCCTCAGCCCCAACAAGGACGCCCGCTACATCGCGCCGGTCCTGCCGCTGCTGCTGATGCTGCTGGCCGCGGGGTGGTGGCAGCTGGGACGATGGCTGTGTGCACGACTCGGGGGCCGAACCGGCGCCGCACTGCTGGGAGCGGGCCTGCTGGCGAGTGGTACCACCAGCGCCACCGCTGCCGTGGCCGCCCTGCGATCGAGCGAGCCGAATCCCCTGCCAGCGCTGATCGCCCGGCTGCGCTCCGAGGTGGGGGATGCCCCCACCACCCTGCTGGTGGTGCCGGGGAGTCCATCGCTGAATGAACAGAACGTGACGACCTACGGCCGCATGGGCGGCGGGCGGATCGAAGGGCGGCGTCTCGGCCGACGCCGCAGCGAGCATCCGCTGGTGCTGGAGCGGGCCGAGTGGCTGCTGCTGGCCAGCGGTGATCAGGGCACCGACCGGCCAGGATCGAGGGAACTGAGCCTGCGGCTGCGCAGCGACGACCGCTTCGGGCCGGTGGGCCGCTGGCCCTGGAGCGAGGGCCGGCAGGTGGAGCTGTGGCGGCGACGGGGCCAGGCCGCTCCCCCCTTCGACAGGGACTTCATCCGCCTGGCCCGCGGCCTGGAGCAGGGACCCGCAGGGCTGGCGGCGGTGTTCGAGCGGATCGGGCCCGAGCACCAGCTCGATGGGCATTTCCTCTACCAGCAGCGCGTACGCCGCTGGGCCCTGGAGGAGCTTCAGCGCAGACCCGACGATCGCGACGCCCTCTGGAGCCTGGCGCTGCTGGCCACCCTCAACAACCGCCCGGTTGAGGCGGGCCGCTGGTACGGCCGCCTGCAGGCCCTGGAACCCGACAATCCCTGGCCGGCCGCCTACCGAGCGGTGGTGTCCCTGGCGGACTGGAATCCGGGCGCCGCTGGTGAGGCCCTGGCGAGGCTGCCGGCGGATCTGCGACGGCAGCCGATTCCCCGCAGCCTCACGGAACTCAGCGCCGTGCTCTCCGGAAAGCTGTGGCGGGTTCCGACGCTGGCCGGTGTGCTGCCGGACGCGATTGAGTCGGTGAAACGTCAGCTGGAGAGCGCTCCAGCCCCCGAGCAGCCGAAGCGCCGCTGA